The nucleotide sequence GGTTTAATTGACGAAAACATTATCTGGCTCGCTACAGCGGGGTCTGCATTTATCTGCATAATTATTGTCAATGTGTGGCGCGGTGTTCCGTTCTTTGGAATCACTATTTTATCCAAGCTTCAAACCATTCCTCTTGAATTGTATGAAGCAGCATCAATAGATGGTGCCAGCAGGATACAGAAATTCTTTAATATTACAATGCCTTCTATCAGGGATATTACACTTTTGTCAGCCCTTGTATCTACTATATGGACAATTAACGATTTCGAATCCATATGGCTTTTAACGGGAGGAGGACCAAACGGAAAAACTGCAGTAATTACAGTATTCAGCTACACCACTGCTATTCAAAGCATGCAGATAGGAAAAGCTCTTGCAGTATCTGTTTTGGCAATGCCAATACTAATTCTGCTTATTACTCAGGTAACAAGGCTTTCAACCAGAAGTAATACACAATAAATATACAATCAATACACATTAAATACGCATTAAATACACAATGTTCATCAAAAGGAGGAAAAAATGAAGAAGAGTCCATGGTTTAACATATTTAGCTTTACAGTCCTGGGCATTGCAATATTAATTTCAATGTTCCCTATTTACTGGATGATAATAACATCTTTTAAACCAATGAGTGAAATTTACCTGAGGAAACCTACATTTTGGCCTCAAAAATTCACTTTAAGCAATTATATTGCCCTATTTACCGAAACTACCTATTTAAGAGGCATCAGCAACAGCATTATTGTTGCCATGACAGTTGCA is from Clostridiaceae bacterium and encodes:
- a CDS encoding sugar ABC transporter permease is translated as MIKRYGLRRSDSRLAIILLAPAFIYLALLLFFPLLWGIVFSFSNKVIGAEAVFTGLSNFKNLITNINFLNSVKATCLYTVFAIFFKTLFGIIMALLLNMEFRGRSFVRALLLIPWTLPNLVAVLNWKWIFANQGGALNGLLSALGLIDENIIWLATAGSAFICIIIVNVWRGVPFFGITILSKLQTIPLELYEAASIDGASRIQKFFNITMPSIRDITLLSALVSTIWTINDFESIWLLTGGGPNGKTAVITVFSYTTAIQSMQIGKALAVSVLAMPILILLITQVTRLSTRSNTQ